In Periplaneta americana isolate PAMFEO1 chromosome 4, P.americana_PAMFEO1_priV1, whole genome shotgun sequence, one DNA window encodes the following:
- the LOC138698871 gene encoding uncharacterized protein — protein MEVQVERKMVEPKGLQIGRKTTSRWDEEWCAPNSATCRHRGLRHAEFDACSLPESNCIQLKMSPRSPLPIFSTSTQENLTSPQNVNCTLKFKAVLEDMVSNCQHITLAIPHLSTAFQNAASVLPLTDKHCFYLAAISFKLGTCTLDLMSSLVALNDGFKNGEFLLEDAQSTITMVTSVVDRIVDFIRELASECCNMQNNYSNCASPNHSPRNKPYRNVILSQIRTAFEILNTIIQKLEGAQKELRDVADLLDLQDISGITSNSDLSILLGPQIQTCNEVSSPRDQERACHESQSSPRSISRSSILKQTFITVRKQISTVKSKFKKILR, from the coding sequence GTCGCAAGACTACATCGAGGTGGGACGAAGAGTGGTGCGCCCCCAATAGCGCAACATGCCGTCACAGAGGATTACGTCATGCAGAATTCGATGCCTGCTCTCTCCCAGAATCCAACTGCATCCAACTGAAAATGTCTCCCCGCAGCCCACTGCCCATCTTCAGCACTAGCACGCAAGAGAATCTGACGTCCCCTCAGAATGTGAACTGCACTCTTAAATTTAAAGCTGTGCTAGAAGACATGGTATCCAACTGCCAGCATATTACTCTGGCCATTCCTCATCTGTCGACAGCGTTTCAGAACGCAGCCAGTGTGCTTCCTCTGACTGACAAGCACTGCTTCTATTTGGCAGCGATTTCTTTCAAGCTCGGGACCTGCACTCTGGACCTAATGTCCTCTCTGGTAGCACTTAACGATGGCTTCAAGAATGGGGAGTTCTTACTTGAAGATGCGCAAAGTACTATAACCATGGTAACATCAGTTGTAGATAGAATAGTAGATTTTATTCGCGAGTTAGCTTCAGAATGTTGTAATATGCAAAATAATTACTCAAATTGTGCTTCACCTAACCATTCCCCACGGAATAAGCCTTATCGAAATGTGATATTGTCACAAATTCGTACTgcgtttgaaattttaaatacgaTAATACAGAAATTAGAAGGGGCACAAAAAGAATTGAGAGATGTTGCTGATTTGTTGGATCTTCAGGACATAAGTGGAATTACCTCAAACTCTGATCTGAGTATATTGCTTGGTCCCCAGATACAAACCTGTAATGAAGTGTCTTCACCACGCGACCAAGAAAGAGCATGTCATGAGTCTCAAAGTTCCCCGCGATCGATCTCACGTAGTTCGATACTAAAGCAAACTTTTATTACCGTAAGGAAACAAATCTCGACTGTGAAAAGCAAATTCAAAAAGATTTTAAGATAA